Proteins encoded by one window of Gigantopelta aegis isolate Gae_Host unplaced genomic scaffold, Gae_host_genome ctg1951_pilon_pilon:::debris, whole genome shotgun sequence:
- the LOC121391210 gene encoding uncharacterized protein LOC121391210 produces MDAYDVTRIFEVIRIDLVDPQFLIENVVFSELICGNKSVQQMIKNVRRSEDLTTGCASRYVFELHHNKTSLLSCFTPEGTREDVPPAPVDPGYCYSAASLGNKIYITGGGSRRKCTLVYDVCRRQWETGPELEEEHYYHCMATANSKVYAIGGKYSNTIEEMSESGTRWQVVGDLKQKREFAFAATVKHNILVMGGRSRGSGSDVIQCFSTATRCLSNLSARLPCHSMCLRGSVHLLDLYLLDNDGNVMHVQVTDSDGEIKIQVMSTTKWRSFKYWFGVSWQNGSLLFFSGFDTNCVITKYNLGEGKEENITVPQSTRIGRVYDVLPVYHKA; encoded by the coding sequence ATGGATGCATATGACGTAACACGTATCTTTGAAGTGATCAGAATTGATCTCGTTGATCCACAGTTTCTCATTGAAAACGTTGTTTTTTCAGAACTCATTTGTGGAAATAAATCTGTTCAgcaaatgataaaaaatgtGCGGCGTTCAGAAGATCTGACAACAGGTTGTGCCAGCAGATATGTTTTCGAGTTACATCACAACAAAACTTCACTTCTGTCTTGTTTTACACCAGAAGGGACACGTGAAGACGTTCCACCTGCTCCAGTAGATCCTGGATATTGTTATTCAGCAGCGAGTCTAGGTAAcaagatctacatcactggcggTGGCAGTAGAAGAAAATGTACACTCGTTTACGACGTCTGTAGAAGACAGTGGGAAACAGGTCCGGAACTCGAAGAAGAACACTATTATCACTGCATGGCCACAGCTAATTCTAAAGTGTATGCAATTGGTGGTAAGTACAGCAACACGATTGAAGAGATGAGCGAGAGTGGAACACGCTGGCAGGTTGTTGGAGATTTGAAACAGAAGAGAGAGTTTGCATTCGCTGCTACAGTTAAACACAACATTCTGGTGATGGGTGGACGGAGTAGAGGAAGTGGATCAGATGTTATCCAGTGTTTCAGTACAGCGACTCGCTGTTTGTCGAACCTCAGCGCACGTTTACCATGCCACTCAATGTGTCTGAGAGGTTCAGTTCACCTCCTTGATTTATATCTGCTGGATAATGATGGAAATGTGATGCACGTCCAAGTCACTGACAGTGATGGTGAAATCAAGATTCAAGTCATGTCAACAACGAAATGGCGATCATTTAAATATTGGTTTGGCGTATCATGGCAAAACGGAAGCTTATTGTTCTTCAGTGGCTTTGACACTAACTGtgtaattacaaaatacaacctGGGtgaaggaaaagaagaaaatataactGTTCCACAATCAACGAGAATTGGTCGTGTGTATGATGTTCTGCCAGTGTATCATAAAGCATAA